In the genome of Indicator indicator isolate 239-I01 chromosome 8, UM_Iind_1.1, whole genome shotgun sequence, one region contains:
- the HELT gene encoding hairy and enhancer of split-related protein HELT isoform X2: MASKLKERRRTPVSHKVIEKRRRDRINRCLTELGKTVPMALAKQSSGKLEKAEILEMTVQYLRALHSADFPRGREKELLSEFANYFHYGYHECMKNLVHYLTTVERMETKDTKYARILAFLQSKARFVTEPLFTSLGSLPEPDFSYQLHPGPECSGHGHSPGEAVLQPPSGGPFPWHGAARSPSLPYHLPNAAVPLASPGQQRSTFLSSVQGLDRHYLNLLGHSHPNAFGLPPGQHPSML; encoded by the exons ATGGCCTCCAAACTCAAGGAGCGGAGG AGGACGCCGGTTTCCCACAAAGTGATTGAGAAGCGGCGGAGGGACCGTATCAACCGCTGCCTCACCGAGCTGGGGAAGACGGTACCCATGGCCCTGGCCAAGCAG AGCTCGGGGAAGCTGGAGAAAGCGGAGATCCTGGAGATGACGGTGCAGTACCTGCGGGCCCTGCACTCGGCGGACTTCCCTCGCGGCCGGGAGAAGG agctgctttccgaGTTCGCCAACTACTTCCACTACGGCTACCACGAGTGCATGAAGAACTTGGTCCACTACCTGACGACGGTGGAGAGGATGGAGACCAAAGACACAAAATACGCCCGCATCCTGGCCTTTCTCCAGTCCAAAGCGCGCTTCGTCACCGAGCCCctcttcacttctctgggctCCCTCCCGGAGCCGGACTTTTCCTAccagctgcaccctgggccCGAGTGCTCCGGGCACGGCCACAGTCCCGGCGAGGCCGTTCTCCAGCCGCCCTCGGGGGGGCCTTTTCCCTGGCACGGCGCTGCCCgcagcccctccctgccctACCACCTCCCCAACGCCGCCGTGCCCCTCGCCAGTCCCGGCCAGCAGCGCAGCACCTTCCTTTCCTCCGTGCAGGGGCTGGACCGCCACTACCTCAACCTTCTCGGCCATTCCCACCCCAATGCCTTCGGCCTGCCCCCGGGCCAGCACCCTTCCATGCTATAG
- the HELT gene encoding hairy and enhancer of split-related protein HELT isoform X1, with protein sequence MASKLKERRRTPVSHKVIEKRRRDRINRCLTELGKTVPMALAKQSSGKLEKAEILEMTVQYLRALHSADFPRGREKAELLSEFANYFHYGYHECMKNLVHYLTTVERMETKDTKYARILAFLQSKARFVTEPLFTSLGSLPEPDFSYQLHPGPECSGHGHSPGEAVLQPPSGGPFPWHGAARSPSLPYHLPNAAVPLASPGQQRSTFLSSVQGLDRHYLNLLGHSHPNAFGLPPGQHPSML encoded by the exons ATGGCCTCCAAACTCAAGGAGCGGAGG AGGACGCCGGTTTCCCACAAAGTGATTGAGAAGCGGCGGAGGGACCGTATCAACCGCTGCCTCACCGAGCTGGGGAAGACGGTACCCATGGCCCTGGCCAAGCAG AGCTCGGGGAAGCTGGAGAAAGCGGAGATCCTGGAGATGACGGTGCAGTACCTGCGGGCCCTGCACTCGGCGGACTTCCCTCGCGGCCGGGAGAAGG cagagctgctttccgaGTTCGCCAACTACTTCCACTACGGCTACCACGAGTGCATGAAGAACTTGGTCCACTACCTGACGACGGTGGAGAGGATGGAGACCAAAGACACAAAATACGCCCGCATCCTGGCCTTTCTCCAGTCCAAAGCGCGCTTCGTCACCGAGCCCctcttcacttctctgggctCCCTCCCGGAGCCGGACTTTTCCTAccagctgcaccctgggccCGAGTGCTCCGGGCACGGCCACAGTCCCGGCGAGGCCGTTCTCCAGCCGCCCTCGGGGGGGCCTTTTCCCTGGCACGGCGCTGCCCgcagcccctccctgccctACCACCTCCCCAACGCCGCCGTGCCCCTCGCCAGTCCCGGCCAGCAGCGCAGCACCTTCCTTTCCTCCGTGCAGGGGCTGGACCGCCACTACCTCAACCTTCTCGGCCATTCCCACCCCAATGCCTTCGGCCTGCCCCCGGGCCAGCACCCTTCCATGCTATAG